The window CTTCTGGGGACTTGGGAGGATGGTCCGAGGATTACTGCAGGAGAAGGGAGAATCCTGAAACTCAGAGTAGACTCTGAGACACTGGAGGAGGATTTCTGGTGCTGGGACCAGGAGGTCCTCTCATCCTCCCACTTTAGCCTCACATTCTCCCAGAACAAGGACAAGTCACAGGACTACAGGGCTGATCATTTAttgaaggggtagagaaagaccTTCTTCATGTAGAGTTGGCCTGGGTGTGGCAAAGAGAGAAATTTAGAGAAAGCCTTTGATTCTTGGTGAATGGATGAATCTTCCTCAGCAATCCAGGAAGATCCTCGAAATCCAGGATGACACATTCATATGTGACAGTGGTGGAAATCAGGTGACAGAACTTGTCATAAGATGGCATAGCAATGAGGAAGGACATAGGTGATCCTGGAGCCGAGGCGAGGAAACTTTCTCTCTGTCCTGAAGAGAACACAGAAACTCATCACTCATTCCTGGGATTGAACTGAGGATAAAGGGAAATTCTTATCTTGTAAACCCGGGTCTGTTCTTCAGGTTGGAGGACAATGGAAAGATGAGTCAGTTCCATTCTGAAGTGAGAAGTCAAGGATGTGCAGAGTCAGAGAAGATATTCTTATCCTAACTGGAAGGTGAGATGGCTTCCTGGGCTTGGAAGATACACCACAAACATAGATTCATATCTATATGGGTTTCATACTCACAccctatattttttttccattacaacCTTCACGTCCTGATAACCTTAAGCTCATTATCAGTAACTGAGCCTTTTCCACCTGCATCCCCTGCACGCAGCACTCTGTAAGGAGCACATCACTGCTTCCTCTTTTGGTTGCTTAGGCCATTTGTGCAAAAGTTCATAGTAAGACTGGGTAATGACCCAAGGTCATGCAACTCTAAACTGTGTTCAATTTGGTCATGTGTACCTCCCTCTGCAACAAAGATAGTTGGAAGGGGGAAAAGTAAATTGGGTAGGAGAGCTTCTCTTTGCCTGCCATCTGTGTGACATTGCCACAGCACATTGCCCAGGGCAGAGCACCAGATATGTAATGCCAGTGGGCCTATAGAGAGTACAGAAAGCCCTCGATGTTGTTTTTGTTCATGCAATCTTTGGGCACAAGTCCCTAATGGTTTTGGAAGGCACCATTCCCTGGTCCACCCCCTCTGTATCAGGGACAGAGGTCACCTACCTGGAGACTCAGGACCGTGCTCCACCTCGAGCCTGGATACAGCGGTCTGCAGAGGTAGAACAGAAGACATTCAGATAGACAGGAGCCCCATTGTATTTCCCTAAGAGAAATTGGATGCTTCTCCATGTTGGCACAAAGGAGGCTGATTGTCTTCccttggtttttccttttctgaggacATGAAGTTCAGGAGGAGAAAGCCAGCTAGCTGAACTTACCAACAGTGGTCAGGTCCAATATGTTTTCCTTAAGAATTCCATATTTTTCACAAACATTCACAAATTTCTGCTTGAGTTCTGAGCTCCCATCTGGCGCTCGACCTGTGGGAAAGTGACATTACTGCTGTGACATATGTCTTGACAATAAAGGAGAATGAGAGGACAGGGCTctaggagaaaaggaaaatggatggtGACAATTGTATGCTCAGGACCTGTTCTGAATCTGACATCAATAAGACATCTTTCTGGCAGAATGagagatttcatttcacaatGAGAGAGGGTCTGGGATAACCTTGGGGAGATCATTTTGTGTCTAgggtccttccttccctcttctcccacCCAAGATGAGTGTCAGCATGAAAATACTCTACCATAGAGCTGCATCAGTTGGACTGTatttccatgatttttatttatcaggtacaaaataatatagttacaaTAGTCCGTTTCAAGTActttaaatgtattatgtccatcATCTGTGAAGAAAACAGAATACAGCTCAGAACTTCTTTGGTTTGTGGGAAGCAATGAAAACTTTTTACCTATTTATGCCCATGAAACAAACACAATGCATCTTCTAGAAGACACAGTGAAGATGTCCAATGCCTGGGCCTCATGAAGGACTTCTAAAACGGAGACTGGTAAATAGACCATGAGTGTAGAACATTGAGTCTCAGCAGCAACTCACCCTCTATAGTCCTTTCTGAGACCTGTCCACCTCCCTCACCATCTCTGTCAATAATGCTGTCTGTCTTCCCAATAAGCCCTCTGGAATTCCATATCTGGTGCTACATCCTGGGCTATATGTGTGGCAATGGCCACCAGGCATCATCACACACATGGCAGAAAATGAGAAGCTATCCTACCCAGTTTACCTTTTCCCCTCCTGCCAATTACCTTTGTTGCAGAAGGAGGTACGTCTGACCAGACTGCATTCTTTCTTTGATGGTATTATAGGACTTGGCTTTGGCACCTAAGTTTTTCCTATATACAGGACATTGGCTATTAGATGGCccctattttattactttaatgaGAATTAAGGAGTCCTTGATAAGTATCCTGATATTATTGGAGTTCAGTAATTTCTTGCAGTTGGAAATATAATTTCGAAAGAACATTTGTGGTCTACTTACATTCAACAGAATATACACCATCCTCTTCTGTTTTGTCACAAACAAACTCAATTGTAGCACATAGTCCATTTATACTGTAAAAGAGAACGAGTTGCTGCCCAGGAcatattgttgaggctggcttcctCATCCTCTAGTCTACCTATAACCTGGGTTTCTGATTCCACctaacttttgaatattttttgtacaATTAACAAACAGATTTTCTTCATAATTGTTTCATTTACTTTGATACTTGGGAAATGACTTAAAAAGTGCTTGAACTGCTTGTCACCATTACTACTATGACTTCCCATACTTACTACTAATATACCACAACCACTCGATAAGATCATTAGCTAATTATGCACTAATGGTGTCTCTCAGCTGAGTTCTTTATGAACATCACCTGCCTCAGTCCTTAGAAGAAATCAAGAGGGAGAATCTTTATCAACAGCTTTTGTCCATGCAAAAATGAAGGTGGGAAGGGATGAatttttggggggtactagggattaaccaaggggtgcttaaccactgagatacatccttagccattttttaatattttatttagaggcagggtctcactaagttgctaaagctggctttgaacacatgacccttctgcctcagcctctgagccacagggattaaagttgtgcaccaccacacctggacaGGGATGGGTTTTCTTGGTCAACAGCTGGTAAAAACCAAATTCAGTCTGTTGATTCTAAATCCCATGCTCTTGAACTATTCCATATTGTCATGCTAACCTTGATTCTGATACCCCTCTGCCCTCTGCATCCCCCACTTCTAATCAACTTACTCTTGTAACCAACTCTTTATCCATGAATCTTGAAAACTCCCAGGTCTATCAAGTCCTGGGTCAGTTCAACTGAGGGACCGTGGTTTGCATGCAGGCTCagtatgtatgtgcacatgtcTGTGTGCAtgagttggtgtgtgtgtgtgtgtgtgtgtgcgtgtgtgtgtgtgtctgtgtgtgtgtatttaggtTTAAGACCATACTTActctttcattttccatttcccaACTAAAAAAGCCATACTTACATTATATGGCATTTAAAGCCTAAGGAAGAGTTCTTCAACGCATGGATATATTCCACAAAAACCCTCATGCTACCGTTTTCTTCTATCTTTTCCTTATGATCAGAGGCCAGGAGAATGGAATACCACTCCCCTGAATACTGcaataaataagagaaatggtcaagtgagaaaagaggagagggaatGCCACAGACACTCTCCTCCTTGAACTCTTGGCCTATGGGGCAGGGCTCAGATGAGAAGAGGGAATTAGAACTCAGATCATTTGCCAGGACACCTAGGACATTTCCACTGTTTATTCAGTGAAAACGGAAGTCTCCAGCACTGTTGCATTTTAATATGGCACAGTTGCTCTTAGTTCAGGTCTGAACCCACTCCTTTAACATGCCACCCTTCAAGTCAAAAGTTGTAATGCTCCACAGTTTTACCTTGGACGGATCAAAGTTGCTGGTCACAGCATCATGGGTTCCCTCTGTGTGAGCACAGACCAGGGTCAGTCCCAGACTCAGCAGCAGGAGCTTCATCTTGGTAAGGAATAAAACTGTGTCCTCACAGTCCCCAAGAGTGAGCACGTCCCCACTGTAGCTCCACCCCAGCTCTTCTACCTTTTTATCTAAAcgtggtggtgtttttttttttttttttttctgtccaggtGCCTTTCCTCCTTTCTGTCCTTGAAATGGTCTTTCCTTCCCTGGGGTGAAGCCAAGGATTGTTCCTGCTCTGTTGAAACTTGGCTGTCCCCCCTCTTTTAAATTTATGGAGTGACCTTACATTTCTCAAAACACATTCCCATGAAGAGTCATGGATGCTCTACCTGGGAACCGGAGCTTCCACTGGGAACCAGATTTAACTGTGGGTCTGGTTTGTTGGACTCAGAAAGCTCATTGTAAGTGATGGGAATGAGCCTCATTGGGAAATGAAATGTTTGGAGGGTTTGCTCTGCTGTTCACCTGGGGTATGGCATTAGGTGAATTACTCAATTTTTCACAAACTTCAGAAACAATGAGACTGTCTCTCCCAAAGATATTGCAAGCATTAAAACAgggttaaataaaaaaatgtcctTAATGTTTGGTATGTTATATTGAGAActttgaaattcctttttttgttctttgaacCCAATCACTTCAACCTTCTGTCTCCCCACAATAAATGGACAAGTATTTAATTCTGAGTAAGTCCATGCCATGGGCCTATATGAGAATAGAAGCACTAGAGAGATCATTTCCAGAGGGACCCAAGTCCTGACTACCGAACTGGGTGATGGTGTGGAAGTGGCGTCCTGCAGAAAGGACTTACAAACACAGGTGCTGGAGCCATACAGACAGGTGTCACTCCCACCTCTGCCATACCAAAGCCATAGGAAAGActttagcctctctgagcctcacccTCTTAGTAAGGACAATCATTCCTGACAGATTACTGTGGGGTCTAATGGGACGATGCCCATAAACCCCTCAGCATAGTGTCTGGCATAGGCGGAGCTGGTGGGGTCAGAGCATACTTCCTGGGAAAGGTGGGGCTTGGGGTAGGTTTTGTATGttgtggggttggagttgtggggAGCATGCAGGAACAGCATTCCAAGTGAGAAAACATGGTGGAATAGATCCTGTGCTGCCATC is drawn from Urocitellus parryii isolate mUroPar1 chromosome 4, mUroPar1.hap1, whole genome shotgun sequence and contains these coding sequences:
- the LOC144254342 gene encoding major urinary protein 20-like produces the protein MKLLLLSLGLTLVCAHTEGTHDAVTSNFDPSKYSGEWYSILLASDHKEKIEENGSMRVFVEYIHALKNSSLGFKCHIIINGLCATIEFVCDKTEEDGVYSVEYDGHNTFKVLETDYCNYIILYLINKNHGNTVQLMQLYGRAPDGSSELKQKFVNVCEKYGILKENILDLTTVDRCIQARGGARS